In Thermodesulfovibrionales bacterium, the genomic stretch AACAGGAGCTTTTAACCTCACGTAAACAATATCTCCTTGTTTAAGTATTGATTGAAGATTGAACTTCTCAACAATCTTTGAGGTATTAGTCTTTGGATTATACTGTACCCTTGCCCATTCAGCATCCTTAAGTGAAAGGGTTCCTATCAGGCCTTTTGCCTTAATAATTGCCTTATCAGAAGAAACCTTTAGAACCAGTCCTGTAACCACATCTTCTGAGGATGGTGAATATTCAATCGTGATCTCCCTGTCTTTATTGGCAAGCTCCTTATCAACATCTATATCCTTATGGGCAACAATGCCCCTCCATCCTTTTCTTTTGTCAATTTCCCTTAGTCCTGCTCTCAGTGCCTTATAAGCAGCAAGTTGCATCTGGCGATCAAGGGTAGTGTAAACCATTAACCCGCCCTTGTAAACCATATCTTCACCGTATTTTGATATGAGGTATTTCTTAACATAATCAAGAAAATAATGATTTATAAATATCTCGGATTTGGAACCGGATATCTCAACAGGACTGGCTGAGGCCTTTTCAAATTCATCCTTTGTTATGAATCCAGCATCCCTCATTCTCTGAAGCACATAAAGCTGTCGCTCCCTTGCTCTCACTATATTGTTGTAAGGACTGTAAAGAGCAGGTGCTCTTATAAGACCAGCAAGAAGAGCAGCCTCATGGAGCTTGAGCTGTCTTGCTGATTTGCCAAAATATATTCTTGATGCCATCTCTATTCCATAGGCACCATGGCCAAAATATACTCTGTTCAGGTACTGCTCCAGTATTTCCTCCTTCGTCATGTTCTTTTCAAGCCTTAAAGCCAATACCGCTTCCTTCAGCTTTCTCGAAATTGTCCTTTCAGGACTAAGGAACATGACCTTGGCAAGCTGCTGTGTAATGGTACTTCCACCCTGTCTTATCTCTGCGTGAATTATGTCATTTATGAGTGCACGGGCTATTGCTATGTAATCTATTCCACCGTGGCGCCAGAATCTCTCATCTTCAGTAGCCACAACAGCATCTATAACATGCCTTGGCAGATCTTTAATGGATATATGAATTCCCCTCTCGATTGTGATCTCTCCTATAAGAACATTATCATTGGCAAAAACCTTGGTACCCCTGTAGGTCTTTTGCTCCTTTATCTCATCTATGGTAGGAATACCCCGAGCAACAGCAAAATAACCTGCTCCTGAAATTGTGAATAGGATAAAGAGGCTCAGGAAAAGGATGAGGAGAAGTTTTTTCTTTTTCATTTATTAATTATACATTTCGTAATTCTCTAAGTGCAAGCACCATCATGTAGCGGTATTTGCAGAAAGAGCCCGATAATTCCCTGCATCAAAAAGTTGTGCCGAAAAGGCAATACCATTACCCCGTTAATCTTTGATATTGGATCCATCGTGCAAGACCTTAATCAATAATCATAAAGTGTGATCAGTGATGAGTGGTGCGTAATGATTAACTCATTACGCATTACGCATTATACATTACGATATGTTACCATCACACAGATAGAACTCTGAGGCACGTCTGCTATTTTGTTATGAATATCAGGAATTACATATGTTCCTATTGGTACTATCCAGTAAAAGCTGCCATCTTTTTCATAACAAGGCAATCCCCATCTTAAACATTTTTCGGATTTGATACGAAAAAGACGCACAATTGGTTTTCGACCCCAGAGTCCATATGGAATTTTCTCCTCATTATATTCTCAATAAATATAATCTTTTAAAATATAACCGCCTCATCTTTTGACAACGCTATTGTCTTACGCATCCATTGACCTTATTGTGGCACAACCAGATAGTGCAAAAATTATATAAAAAGAGTGATAATGAATTTTTTATGCATAAAAAGTCTCCTTTTACCTCGAAATCTCATTCTTTCGCTCCTGATTTTTTGAGCAATTTAACTATTTCTTCATGCTTAGAGGACTTTGCTATTTTCAAAGATGTTTGTCCTCTTGAGCATTTACATCAGCGCCTTTTTCTAACAGGAGTCTTATAATTTCAATAGATCCTTGAAAAGCGGCTGCGTGCAAGGCCGTCCAACCTCCTTTACTTTTAAGATTTACGTGCACCCTTTTCAATCAAGAATCCCGCAATCTCTATGTAACCTCTATCTATCGCATTCATTAATGCAGTCTAACCATCCTCTTGTTGTGAATTTATATCAGCGCCTTTTTCTATAAGCAGTCTCACTATTTCGATTCGACCATATTGTGACTAATATCCACGAGCTTAAATGCCCCAGTTTTTATGCCTTTTTCAACCATAATTTGCTGTTCCAGTTTCCTGTAATTCTCTGCAACTTCATCTTCGCTGAGATGCCATATATATGGTGATACTCCATTCAAAAAAACTTTTATTAAAGTCGCTCCCCCTAGTATCCCTAAAGCTTTCTTTTTAGGTCTAATAAAATCTATCATTCCCATTTCTTTATTTCGGCCTCCCATCCTTCACCGTTAGGAGCTTTTACAGTATAAGTACCCATATCGATTATCTGTGCCTCACTGACAGATTGTAGTTGCTTTGCTGTATGCATAGTGGCACATGAAAATAAAAGGAATAAACTGGATAATAGGAGTGACTTTTTATTATATTTTTATGATAGTTCATTAAAAACCTCCTCACAAATGGCTATGTTAATCAAACCCTTTCACATCTATTTATAGCGTGGTTCACTAAGGCTCAGACCGTAAAATAGTTTGAAAAAAGGATGGTGGGGCAGGTATTTGGAATAGGATAGGGCACGTGCTCTGTCACCTTCAGATAGGGCTATTATAGCTCTGAGATTGTCAAGTTCTGGGATTGCCGGGTTAATGGCGCTGGCCTTTGAAAGAAGGTCCTGTACTTCATCAACCAACTTTTGGTCTATTTTTAACTCTTTATATCCGTATAAACCATAGATTTTACCAGCCTCCATCATTGCAACTGGTACAAAAAAGAGGCTTTCATATCTTTCTTTAAGCCGCCACGGATTGTAAGGACTATCATTTAAATAAGGGGTAAGAGGCTCGGCTTCTTCCTTGACCTTTTCTATTGTGGCTTTTACCTCTTGTTCGATCTTCTTATCATATGATAAATAGAGAGAGATTTGTTTCAAAAGCACATAGGCATTCCATCTAATATAATCTGGCAGGGATTCATCCATAACCCAATCCTTAAGTTTTTCAGTGATCTCCTTTACTGCTTGTGCGTCAATCTTTGTTTTGAATGCTTTAATATTAATAGCCTTAGGAACACGATCGAGTATACCTTGAAATTCCCTTGATATATTTTCAATCCTGACTCCATCGGGAAGCCTTTCAAGTACAGCTGTGAGATTGACTTCGTCACCTGCCTTTACCTCTGAAACACTGTAAATTGAGGGCTTGAATCCAAAAGCCCATACAATAAAACTTAATGTAAGTGGAGTTTGTGGTCGGTCCCAATACCACTTCTCCTCCTTCCATGAATAACGGGCAAAACGACCAGCAGAAAGATTTATGTATTCTACTTTACCCGTGAGGTCTGCCTTCTGATCAAAGGTTCTGTTCTTACATCCACCAAAGAAAAAACCCTCTACAGACCCAATACATATAGGAAGGTGTTCTGCAATAAGTTTGAGCATTTTTGTATCGTATAATGTATAAGAATACATAGCAGGCGGAGCAAAGGACCTTATCCCATCTTTATCAACAAAAACAGGAGACTCCGAAGGCGTAGCCATCTCTATGATACGGGCATTGGGGATAACAATTCCCCTTTCGTCAACTACCTGGATCTTAACTTTTATTCCTGCAAATTCCTCCAGTTGCTTTAATTGCCTCTGTCTAAATTTTTCTGGATAAAAATGGGCATAATATTCGCTCAGGATAAGAAGGGGACTAAAACCAAGATAAAAAGCTGGAGCAACAAACAAAGTAACGCCCAGTGGAAAAGATATAACAGGATGAAGTTCTTTATATCTTTCTGCTGTCTGCCTTACACGCTGCTCCGCCTGATAGGAAGTTAATGGAAGTGAATAATCGAGCTTGCCATCAGAGGTCTGCACTGGTATGACCCAATCTGCCTGTACCGTGTTATCTTTAATAGGAAGATATCCTTTATATTCTGGAAAATATCTGTATTCCTTTACATCTTCTGGCTTTATATGACCGTATACGCATCCTCCTAATATCAGGATTGATATTAATAAATTTAATCGGTTACAAAATGAAACCATTAAATGCTTCCTACAGGAATTACCTCTTAATCAAATATTACTTAAAGCTATAGTTTTCCTCTTATTTCAATTATATCAAATATATCTTACTGTAAACATGCATTACCTTAAAAAATCCCTCCGAAATTGTAGAAATCCATGATAATTCATTATATTAAAGTTGAAAATAGTCGGTAGTTCGGAAGAACTAAGGAGCTCTCGCTCCAAGACATTGAGGTGAGTACCATATTTCTGCCAGCATTTATGTAATAAATTTGATGAGGCAGCTTAAATTGTGTGGTAAAATAATTTATGAGCCTTTTGTCCCTTATAAAAGCCAGAAGGAGTGTAAGGGATTTTCAGGAGAAGGAGATCCCTGATGAGATTATCCATGAGCTAATAGAGGCTCTTATCTGGGCACCGAGTGCAGGAAATCTTCAAGCGAGAAAATTCCTTTTCATAAAGGATAAAAAAATCAAAAAAGCCCTCGCCGGAGCAGCCCTAGGTCAGTCCTTTATTGCTGAGGCACCCCTTGTGATTGTAGGCTGTGCAGACCTCCAGAGGATTGCATCAAGATACGGTTCAAGGGGTGTAAATCTCTATGTTATACAGGATGTATCAGCAAGTATAATGCAGCTCATGCTCCTTGCCCATGAAAAAGGTCTTGGTACTGTATGGGTTGGTGCCTTTGATGAGAAAGCTGTCTCCGAGATACTCGGTCTTCCAGACCACCTTAGGCCTGTGGTAATAGTGCCAGTGGGTTATCCTGCAAGGATTCCTTCAGCTCCACCTAGAAGGTCAATTAATGAACTTATAGAGGTAAGAGAATAATTATTTCTCTGAATATCTTATTTACTTCCATGTCAAAAGTATTTCAGTTATTAGTTCATTCTTTTTATGTCCGATAAGCTCTCAATCTCTCTATCGCCTCCTTCATATCTTCAGGCATCTCAGAATGAAAATCGAGCTCCTCACCTGTTACAGGGTGCCTGAAACCCAGACTCTCTGCATGAAGCATCTGCCGGGGAAACTTTATCTTTTGATTTCCAATTTCAATAAAGGTCTTTCTTCCGTAGGTCTTATCACCACACACAGGATGTCCAATTGATGCCATGTGAACTCTTATCTGGTGTGTTCTTCCTGTTTTTAAAAAGATCTCAAGTAGGGTTGCTATTTTGAATCTTTCAATAACCTTATAATAAGTAAGTGCCGCCTTTCCCGACCTGGTTTTTGTGGAAAATTTTTTTCTATCGTGCAGTGCCCTTCCTATAGGCGTAGAAAGGAGATCTTCATTTTTTGCAATATCTCCGCAGGCAATACAGAGATATCTTCTTCTTAACTCTCTTTTCCTGAACATCTCTACAAGTTTATAATAAGCCTTCTCACTCAATGCAAAGACCATCACTCCAGATGTATCTTTATCAAGTCTGTGGACAACCCCTGGTCTCAGTGGTCCTCCGGGAAGGGAAAGCGAAATCCCCAAATGATAAAGAAGACCGTTAAGCAATGTTCCTGAAGGATGACCAGGTCCTGGATAAACAGGAATATAAGGGGGTTTGTTGATTACGACTATGTGTTCATCCCTGTAGATAATATCAATAGGTATATCCTCTGGTATCAGGCCCTCAGCTTTTTTTTCTGGAAGGATAATTTCTATCTTTTCACCAGGCCTCACTTTATGTGAAGGTTTCAC encodes the following:
- a CDS encoding RluA family pseudouridine synthase produces the protein MAFYPQEEDRGLRLDVYLKKNLSMSRSQIERLVEEGFIRVQGKQVKPSHKVRPGEKIEIILPEKKAEGLIPEDIPIDIIYRDEHIVVINKPPYIPVYPGPGHPSGTLLNGLLYHLGISLSLPGGPLRPGVVHRLDKDTSGVMVFALSEKAYYKLVEMFRKRELRRRYLCIACGDIAKNEDLLSTPIGRALHDRKKFSTKTRSGKAALTYYKVIERFKIATLLEIFLKTGRTHQIRVHMASIGHPVCGDKTYGRKTFIEIGNQKIKFPRQMLHAESLGFRHPVTGEELDFHSEMPEDMKEAIERLRAYRT
- a CDS encoding PBP1A family penicillin-binding protein, translated to MKKKKLLLILFLSLFILFTISGAGYFAVARGIPTIDEIKEQKTYRGTKVFANDNVLIGEITIERGIHISIKDLPRHVIDAVVATEDERFWRHGGIDYIAIARALINDIIHAEIRQGGSTITQQLAKVMFLSPERTISRKLKEAVLALRLEKNMTKEEILEQYLNRVYFGHGAYGIEMASRIYFGKSARQLKLHEAALLAGLIRAPALYSPYNNIVRARERQLYVLQRMRDAGFITKDEFEKASASPVEISGSKSEIFINHYFLDYVKKYLISKYGEDMVYKGGLMVYTTLDRQMQLAAYKALRAGLREIDKRKGWRGIVAHKDIDVDKELANKDREITIEYSPSSEDVVTGLVLKVSSDKAIIKAKGLIGTLSLKDAEWARVQYNPKTNTSKIVEKFNLQSILKQGDIVYVRLKAPVNRKSAPEFVLEQEPEVEGAVVAIEPYTGFIKAMVGGFDYSRSEFNRAIYARRQPGSAFKPVIYAAALDNGFTQASIIVDEPVVFDEEKETEWSPKNFDGKYWGPTILIDALAYSRNVITVKLVESIGIQKVIDFARQLGINSEMPRDYSLSLGSLSISPLELTQVYATFASNGMRITPLGVRYIIDGSGRIIEENQPVPEEAISPQTSFLITSMMKNVVAYGTGWRAKELGRPVAGKTGTTNEYRDAWFIGYTPNLVAGVWIGYDDMRPIGEHETGARAALPVWLNFMKSIDLGEPEDFPVPEGIVARYVDRTTGLLADHEGTGIILGYFKEGTEPRDYAPLPEERINEPLRPAEPGPFRPEYD
- a CDS encoding nitroreductase family protein, which encodes MSLLSLIKARRSVRDFQEKEIPDEIIHELIEALIWAPSAGNLQARKFLFIKDKKIKKALAGAALGQSFIAEAPLVIVGCADLQRIASRYGSRGVNLYVIQDVSASIMQLMLLAHEKGLGTVWVGAFDEKAVSEILGLPDHLRPVVIVPVGYPARIPSAPPRRSINELIEVRE